A genomic stretch from Nocardia wallacei includes:
- a CDS encoding SDR family oxidoreductase, whose product MSTTTPLGNVLITGGASGLGAATVAAVRREGGTPLVLDRQPPADGVAYEQVDLADSEAAEHAVRTLVDRAGGTLDGVFTAAGIDSCGALDTVSTKDWERVVHVNLLGTAAVARAALPYLRASRGRLVTCASTLGLKAVGDATAYCASKFGVVGFTRALAAETAGEVGVTLLVPGGMHTAFFDDRDEQYKPPPDAVLNRPENVADTVLFALRQPAGCEVRELVVAASTESSWP is encoded by the coding sequence ATGAGCACGACCACTCCGCTGGGCAACGTCCTGATCACCGGCGGCGCCTCCGGACTCGGCGCGGCCACGGTCGCCGCGGTCCGCCGCGAGGGCGGCACGCCACTGGTACTCGACCGGCAGCCGCCCGCGGACGGCGTCGCCTACGAGCAGGTCGATCTGGCCGACTCCGAGGCCGCCGAGCACGCCGTGCGCACCCTCGTCGACCGTGCCGGCGGCACCCTCGACGGCGTGTTCACCGCGGCCGGCATCGACAGCTGCGGCGCGCTGGACACCGTCTCGACCAAGGACTGGGAACGGGTCGTGCACGTCAACCTGCTCGGCACGGCCGCGGTGGCCCGCGCGGCCCTGCCGTATCTGCGCGCCTCCCGGGGACGGCTGGTCACCTGCGCGTCCACGCTGGGACTGAAGGCGGTCGGCGACGCCACCGCCTACTGCGCGTCCAAATTCGGTGTCGTCGGCTTCACCCGCGCGCTCGCCGCCGAGACCGCGGGCGAGGTCGGGGTGACGCTGCTGGTGCCGGGCGGCATGCACACGGCGTTCTTCGACGACCGCGACGAGCAGTACAAGCCGCCGCCGGACGCCGTGCTGAACCGGCCCGAAAATGTCGCCGACACAGTGCTTTTCGCGCTGCGGCAGCCTGCGGGCTGCGAGGTGCGGGAGCTGGTGGTGGCGGCCTCGACGGAGAGTTCGTGGCCGTGA
- a CDS encoding glycosyltransferase family 9 protein has product MAVILVLRALGIGDLLTAVPALRALRRARPGERIVLAAPVELTTLAELTGAVDAVRPTAGLGEDLPAGADLAVNLHGRGPQSIASLLRTDPERLLTHRHRAYPAVPGPDWVQDMHEVDRWCRLLGYAGIDTDPGDLYLDPLPSRNWRGVVVVHPGAGSPARRWPPQRFAAVALHLRRAGLPVVLTGSAAERETAVAVAAAAGVPRSHVLAGKLDLADTASLVAAAALVVCGDTGIGHLATAVRTPSVLLFGPTPPQWWGPPAGSARHRVLWPGTTGDPLGDDPDPGLLRLTVPEVVAAVDTQLASTAMEAGHVG; this is encoded by the coding sequence GTGGCCGTGATCCTGGTGCTGCGGGCGCTCGGCATCGGCGATCTGCTGACCGCCGTCCCCGCGCTGCGGGCGCTGCGCCGGGCGCGGCCCGGCGAGCGGATCGTACTGGCCGCGCCGGTCGAGCTGACCACGCTCGCGGAGCTGACCGGTGCCGTCGACGCCGTCCGCCCCACCGCCGGGCTCGGCGAGGACCTGCCCGCGGGGGCGGACCTCGCGGTGAACCTGCACGGCCGGGGCCCGCAGAGCATCGCGAGCCTGCTGCGCACCGACCCGGAGCGGCTGCTGACCCACCGGCACCGCGCGTATCCCGCAGTGCCCGGGCCGGATTGGGTCCAGGACATGCACGAGGTCGACCGCTGGTGCCGGCTGCTCGGGTACGCCGGCATCGACACCGACCCCGGTGATCTGTACCTGGATCCGCTCCCGTCGCGGAACTGGCGTGGCGTCGTGGTCGTGCACCCCGGCGCGGGATCACCCGCCCGGCGGTGGCCGCCGCAGCGGTTCGCCGCCGTCGCCCTGCATCTGCGGCGCGCGGGCCTGCCGGTGGTGCTCACCGGCTCGGCGGCCGAGCGGGAGACTGCGGTGGCCGTCGCCGCCGCGGCGGGCGTGCCGCGAAGCCACGTGCTCGCCGGGAAACTCGATCTGGCCGACACGGCGTCCCTGGTCGCCGCGGCGGCACTGGTGGTCTGCGGCGACACCGGCATCGGCCATCTCGCGACCGCCGTGCGCACGCCGTCGGTGCTGCTGTTCGGCCCGACCCCGCCACAGTGGTGGGGCCCGCCCGCGGGCTCGGCCCGGCACCGCGTGCTGTGGCCGGGGACCACCGGAGACCCACTCGGCGACGACCCCGACCCCGGACTGCTGCGCCTCACCGTGCCCGAGGTGGTCGCGGCCGTCGACACCCAACTCGCCTCGACCGCAATGGAGGCCGGCCATGTCGGATGA
- a CDS encoding UDP-glucose dehydrogenase family protein: MSDERIGVVGTGYVGTTTAAGLAHLGCTVTAVDVDERCVARLRQGRTDLHEPDLEPLLRQGIRAGRMSFDRRLDRLTDAGIVFVCVPTPATPSGAADLSAVHEVLAGLFELLRPGSIIVLKSTVPVGTTRAAAEAAERYGLRVASNPEFLRESHAVYDFLHADRIVVGAADPAVGARVARLYRGLESAVQIVDFESAELAKYASNAFLATKLSFVNELAELCEKVSADIELVGECLGSDPRIGAAFLRPGPGWGGSCLPKDTQALLHVARDKQVSLGVLAAAVEANHAQIDRAVATLAHAVGRSGGSLAGVRVALLGLTFKAGTSDLRDSPALRLAAALVDHGADVCAYDPTVTPDDARKLPLPGVVRVVDDAYDAAEHADAVLVATEWPEFAKLDWPRLGALSDRRLVVDTRNLLDAERLERDGFTVIGNGR; this comes from the coding sequence ATGTCGGATGAACGGATCGGTGTCGTCGGCACCGGATACGTGGGCACCACCACCGCCGCGGGCCTGGCGCACCTCGGCTGCACCGTGACGGCCGTCGACGTCGACGAGCGGTGCGTCGCACGACTGCGCCAGGGCCGCACCGACTTACACGAGCCCGACCTGGAACCACTGCTGCGCCAGGGCATCCGGGCCGGGCGGATGTCGTTCGACCGGCGGCTCGATCGGCTCACGGACGCCGGAATCGTCTTCGTGTGCGTGCCGACTCCGGCCACCCCGTCGGGCGCCGCCGATCTGAGCGCCGTGCACGAGGTGCTCGCGGGGCTGTTCGAGCTGCTCCGCCCGGGCTCGATCATCGTGCTCAAATCCACTGTGCCCGTGGGTACTACCCGCGCCGCCGCCGAGGCTGCCGAGCGCTACGGCCTGCGGGTCGCGAGCAATCCGGAGTTCCTGCGCGAGAGCCACGCGGTGTACGACTTCCTGCACGCCGACCGGATCGTCGTCGGCGCCGCCGACCCCGCCGTGGGCGCCCGGGTCGCGCGGCTGTACCGGGGACTGGAGTCCGCGGTGCAGATCGTCGACTTCGAGAGCGCCGAGCTGGCCAAGTACGCCAGCAACGCGTTCCTCGCGACGAAGCTGTCGTTCGTCAACGAGTTGGCGGAGTTGTGCGAAAAGGTCAGCGCCGATATCGAACTCGTCGGCGAATGCCTGGGCTCGGACCCGCGGATCGGCGCGGCGTTCCTGCGTCCCGGGCCCGGCTGGGGCGGTTCCTGTCTGCCCAAGGACACCCAGGCGCTGCTGCACGTGGCGCGCGACAAGCAGGTCTCGCTGGGCGTCCTGGCGGCGGCCGTCGAGGCGAACCACGCCCAGATCGATCGCGCCGTCGCGACGCTCGCGCACGCGGTCGGCCGGTCCGGCGGTTCGCTGGCGGGCGTGCGGGTGGCCCTGCTCGGCCTGACGTTCAAGGCGGGCACGAGCGACCTGCGTGACTCGCCCGCGCTGCGGCTCGCCGCCGCGCTGGTCGACCACGGCGCGGACGTCTGCGCCTACGACCCCACCGTGACACCCGACGACGCGCGGAAACTGCCGCTGCCCGGCGTCGTCCGGGTCGTCGACGACGCCTACGACGCGGCAGAGCACGCGGACGCGGTGCTGGTCGCGACCGAATGGCCGGAATTCGCCAAGCTCGACTGGCCCCGCCTCGGCGCCCTCTCGGACCGCCGCCTGGTCGTGGACACCCGCAACCTGCTCGATGCCGAGCGACTGGAGCGTGACGGTTTCACCGTGATCGGCAACGGCCGCTGA